In Rhopalosiphum padi isolate XX-2018 chromosome 3, ASM2088224v1, whole genome shotgun sequence, the genomic stretch attacttatcattatattattaagttttcctGTACATTGAATTAACTCACTAGTTAAAATTAGAAAGCCACTCTGATTTTGAGAtactaatcaaaattaaaaatatgtttattttattttgtaattaatttttatttattaaataatatgtcttgagtaaatacctacctattagtaAAGAAAATCTATAGAGTTTCTTACTATACATAattccatttataattttaacataactttgctttttaacatttatactaacatatttaaaattttatacatattaaaatattgtacaaaaaactaaatatatgataagaaaaaaattaaggtaATCTGTGATTTTAGGAGAATGACAGATTTTGATAGTCTTGgaaaacagaatattttgacatttcttaattaaaagtaaacttgtatttgtatatcaggaaagtacaaaattaaaatattttattttaatttctcccGTTTTATAAGATTCttagataaattaaatgatatgaacaattttatttttagtaaattaataatattcaataaaaaagtacacattagtgttttaaaatatttgttatttttattgatcacTAGAGTccggatttttatgcaaaaacatatttttaacaagcgTATGCTGTTTGATGGGAGTAAGAAATGTTTGTATTTCATAACTTGTAGAATCtgtcaaaaaaagttttttcgcATATTAGTGCATATTTTGACTTCAgagaatattttagtttatggtatatattatagaatattttagcatttttccgtcatattagattatattaaggGATATTCAGCATATATAAGACAATAATCATGGACCGCCGTACTAACTTTATTCCggaaaatttggaaaaatatattattgtacatttcttttaaaaaaattgtataataatatattctttttttatgtCAATATATTGCATAATGTGACATaagatatacttatataaataatgataaattataaattcatatgcattttttttttttacttattagttagtattatcaatatttttcagaatatttttgggaatatttcatcaattttagctgcatataaacatcatatttcAAACGTTTTAACAGAATATAAATCCAGACTCTATTGATgacttaatatacaattttttaagttattttctaatgtacctacatattttcaatactttattattatgtacaaatgggtaaaatactattaaaaagtactttgaataaattcataaaacttataaagaaaaagggtttgaataaatatttattttatgtacataatatttttgtatcaaattaaattctttgaaatgcctaatattttttttattctggcTAAACATTAGCTAGAGCATTAATTATCACATAATTTGGATACCATTGATTATTAAcctttatatacatattcatgtataatatgtatataattattataatatacacaataaacttaagattaagttattaatttaaaagtggataatattgtaataatttctatgaaaatataaggaaaaaagattattgtaacaattaatatgataatgaccacgacataattaaaaaagttgtttAAAGAAActactacaaaaaaattaaaatatgcctACAATCAGAGATGCATTTTAAGTTTTTGGTGACCTAGgactaataatattttccaaCACCTCTGAAATATTAGTCTATCAtagcattaattaattaatataggtcAGAGGTCGGGAACCTGCGGCTCTTTAACATGCAACCTGCGGCTCTTTGGATAATTATCAATCGAgatctgtaaaatataaattatattattcccgcgttattatagtgataaataaagtttttctatattttctaaatttaagacgtattattatgtttttattgccTACCATTTtctcaatgaaataataatactatctttattctaatatatgtactaataaagtaataatttatacaccacaattaaaaaaaaaggttgtttaAACCTGTGCGGCTCCCTGGATATcatagttttgtaatttttgaaaaaatggctCTTTCCTACGAAAAGGTTCCCGACCCctgatataggtatacaatttataaaataaatataacaacattttattcaaacaatattCTTAATGAAACACAATAATGAGTACTCAAATATgtgaaatattaatgatttataactttAGTCAagacaaaatcaaaattgaaaaaattatcaatgtttcactaataatagataaatacgaATCATAATATAACccctataatattacctatataactaATGTTACATACTGGTCTATGCTCTACTATTGTTGTTATATtgctaaaactttttttatatttaatttgtaaatgtttatatgaaaaaaaaaaatataaatgaaatcaaaataaatttataagttataaattttgcTCTCCTTCAAATATTACTGCCCAGGGCTATAGCCCTTGTTAGCCTATTAGTagagtaaatacatttttgcttacattaaataatactaatattgctATTTAGTTGTCagattttaaaaccaaatacaCTAATCGATACATagaagtgtttaaaaaaatcatgttgACATACCTAGTATGTGTTAGAATAAGCCAGggtcaaataattttgtatacaaatgaaaggactcaatataaattataaacatcttAACACATGGTCATGAAcgtgttaagtatttttttgtagatataaactatttacttctgaaaaaaaaacaaggattcaaaatttagtatttgcaataaattatttcaaatactaCCCATGTCTAATAAAATGCATCTATTATAATAgcttaataattcaatatttattaaactaaaaaaggGTATCTAGTATAAaagctaaatataatttttttttttttacgtttaggCATCACCATGGAATTCACCTAGAATAATGAGTCCTGTAGATGCTAGACATATACTAGGAAGTCGGTCCACAGAAAACCTAAGATTGTGTGATAACTATGCTTTGGAATCAAATTTTGGCACACCGTTAAGAAGAAAAAGTTCTAACAGATCGTTAAGAAGAAAATCTCCGCAACCGGGTGAACACAGACTTTCTGTAAGCCAGTCTAATCAAGATATGGAAGAATTTGAAAAGATTAATCAACCATCTTtgttaaataggtaattttttttcattagtgtattatacttaatatctaattttaaaaattcaatttttttaagacCTATGGAACCGAATGAAgctaaaaatttattattattgatgggATCCAGAGATATTCTAGTACTTGAAAAAGTACTTGTGACTGTTAGTAATTTAGCAACATTTACTCCAAACCaagtatgaatatattaatattttataatttatataactccttaatataatataatataatataatacaatataattaattatatttctctaCTTGATGTTTTCCTTGATAATTTTTAGTGGAGttgaataaatattcataaatatatttcttatttgtaaatgttgatggtcattttgaattaatttttgaaatacttagaattaatgtatagatatactataaatttaaaattatttttaaaaaaaaaatcagttatataaatatatgtcttttaatgaaatatgctagaatttaaattcaaaatataaggtatattatatttacagctCACTAAGtcttaaaatgttcaataatgttatttaaaacaataaaatcaaatgacaaatatatgtatataaattaaagtcataattaaactattatttaaggccaaagacaaaataatttaatttattacacaacTAAGAAAACTcatgaaaaatatcattatttgttcGGGTTACTGCAACTTTCTCAATAGCACACTATTAGCTCatcatatctatattatacaacagaCATGTTAAACTCAAAGTATCAAATGGACCAaacatattgaataatttattatgctagccacatataaaaaattaacaaaaaaaaaatatttaacacacatttttcaattttattctatACGTTTACATACACAGCAGGTAaagctaaattaaaaaaaattaacattaccaTAATTCTCTGATAATCTTAGATTGTTTTGACatgacattaatattttacattatttttttttttgttcatttatatTGGTAGCCGGGAGCCATTTGTTTGACATGCCTATTATACAACAATGATTTGTAAaaatcatgtttaatattataaatattcagtaGAAATCAGTTATAGCAAGTTTCCAGAGCAAGCTACTTTTTCTCGTTGTAACCGGTAGCTTGTTATATACGAATACGGTTAGAACAAGCTTTCGTTGTTATTTAGAcaggaaataaaacaaaaaaaccaatgattttattttacttgactatttatttttattaaataaataatatttattataattgaagcttaatattgtacaaacatacttaaattattagatttaatattacataaatacataaacattttcaacatttttattcactataatttaatttctgaaaatagtcttttattaataataattaatctcgTAGTAACCTGAAGGGCGTTAGTAcagtttgttttgttttactcGCTGAAGCCGATATTTCGTTCTAATCATACTCGCtttaaacgtatattttaatatgcaaaCATAGGCTTTTGCCAGGACTTAGAATTTAACTCGTTGTAAACAGTATCTCGTTCTAACCCATGCTCGTTATAGTGATTTTTactgtatgtattgtatattatgaattaggaAATAGTTGCATTATAATTCTTAGATCCTTTATTCTACTAACTCATgagagtataaaaatataataaattctaaaaaaaaaattgaaatatattataatagttttgttaATATCAAAAGGCCATCTTTGGTATAAAAcgcaaatacatattataaaaacttacttGTGTAGTAAACTCAAAAAGTATTGACAAtccctttataatattataaaattagatctttttcattatataatagaattgtaacaaaattcaaaattgtgattggaaaaaaaatttgatcatcctttaaattatatatttattatttttattttaaggaaGTAATGAGGGAAGCTGGATACTTGAGCCAACTTCAACAACTGATTTATCATCCTGAAGAATCTGTTCAAATAACTGCTCTTGTAGCATTAGGAAATTTggctttaaacaaaaataattcaaaagaaATGAaggtttgattaaaaaatagaaatttaaaactatattaactgtttttttaatataaataaacctaacataagtgtattaattattattattaagtactattgatatatattttttatatttattattatattattgagtataccaaataattagttaatttgatttataggAGACAATACCAATGTTATTAGCCCTAATGAAAATGATGGATTCGGATGagattatttacaattgtttatccACTATGACAAACATTGCAGTATTCCATATGTGGCACAGTGAATTGCAACCGGCTATACATACTTTATATGGCCTATTAGAGAGTCAGAATAACAAAGTTGTTCTTCAATGCTTAAAACTATTAATCAACTTATCCTGTAATGATGATATGATTCCTCATCTTTTAGGAGGACAAGtatgttatttatagttaataatttgctTGCATTGTTTATTCTGTGTAATTAAAATgtcttgtaaaattaatttgttatatttaatgattttataatattatatacatggtattaatacactatattgtttctattattttagGCTCCCAAAAAACTATTGTCCATGTTGCAATTGAATGAAAATGAAGATGTTCTACTTAGAGTTGTAACATTGTTTAGCAATCTTACTGATGCTGTAAAAGCAATGGAATTGGATCCTGTATTAGATTTGCCTGTAGAAGATAAGGCTGCAGCTCCTGATACTATGTAAGTGTAAAAATTGATTGAAGTCTTAATCATGCTCACACaatgtctttattttttaaatgcatttttattatcattttctattttttcattaatcatttttttagattctaaggaAATTAAGAATGTACAAATATGTGTGTTTTGTGTTTGGATACACAATAAGTAATTGATTAAATGCTTTGATTTAGAACTTTGAAGATGGTTTTGGATAGCAAAATGAATCTAGTTTGTACTAGagaagtcaaaattaaaaattctcagtAGTACAGTTTCCCAGTTTTATAACCAagaaaaacatacaaaaaattaaagaaaaaagggAAATTTcactcaaataaatattattaataaaataattgtttgtaactATGGTTATACATGGTTTTAACATTCAGACAGTTTttgttcagaatcattttttatcttatacattgtgttatcattgaattcaaatttagcaaaatctattttaatatttaaaataattactcaatAATGAGTTCCATTTGACCATAGGCGTAAGTTTGGGGGGGCTTAGCcccctacatttttttaagattttcaataaatttaaggttatttatgaaagaaaattataaaatgtaaaacgtaattCTTAATCAGAATATCCGATAGAGACGTGTTATGTGAACATTTAAGCTTCATGTATGAATTttgaattgtaaatttgtaataaaattaaaatgattgggcctgttctatgtttataattttagctcCCCTTCTAACACAGAAAATTTACGCCTATGCATTTGACACATAATGTAAAGTAGAGCAGTACCTACTTAcctattttttaacattacatttttattagtttttattatttaaataaaataaatattctcaaaatatatgattatatataaaatatttattaacataaaattgtgcattgtttatacaaaataaaatcttgtatacaatatacatttgtagTATAATGAAACATTAAGAAACTATACTAATCATCCTACATAATctcagtaaaaactaaaaaaatattatctcttgtgataaaaatttaagataatactTTGCCAGTATTTTGTTGTCTCCACTGTACATGTGTGTAACATGGCAAATCTACATTTAGCAGTTTACTTTAAGTTTAGTTAACTTAAATATCAGAGTAAATAAACATGTTATATAACTTAGTAATGAAAACTATCTTAAAGCTTATCTGTATTtgtgtataggtatttttaaagataattcgATTCTCTATccagttttatttatacaaattagagcagttaaaaaatgttcataacttgtttaaaaacataataattttaaaaaacctacATACTAGACCTAAGATTACTTATTTGACtaattgttgtttaaatatcaaattttatcaaaaattaaatttcaaatgtttgtaaaaaaattgtggtaatataatttttagatttttgagtTTTAATAAGAAGTACTTATTATTCTTATAGCTTTTCAACCaagcataaatatttaataaacatttataaaaatatatataaaatgtcaaatataacttatttgaaataaattattatattatgaaaaacgcattatataacaaatataaaaatttaattaataataaaatgtttcaatttgcCATGAttgatacttttttaattaaaacaaataaaaatgaattgagGAGAGATTGTAATTTTGTATGTGAATATTCAATTACgtcaaactaattaaaatatgtttttctttaggacatatattttttcaaattccataaaaccgtttatttatttagtattaaattttcaagcctaagtgttaaatataaaaatgttaccatttattttacattatttaggatttttacaagttttgtaaaaaaaacattttaactttaaaatattataaaatatatacataactcaTCTTTGTTAAACTAACACATACATCactgttcaaaatctaaaatcattaaaaaaatattttaaatacattgaaatgataattatttaaaaataaaaaaaaacattcatctTTGTAAAGCATTCTTAAACATTCATAGTCTAACTGTATATACTTCGTATACTTATTCTTCATATAACATAAttagtttttacataaataataaaatataaatgtaaatgatttataatatatcagtttGTTTAGCAGGTATGCCAACATTTACGGTGTTAATGTGGTAGAGAAAATACGCACAAAAAGTTTAGTACTGATGAAACAACATAAAAATGAAGAGATCAGAGTGCGTGCACAAAAAATCTACAACGCTCTATCTGACTAAATTTATATTGCAAACAAGATTATTAACAACATCACATTCCGATAGTATTTGagtttttatttactgtttaaaaaaatttatcaacgAATACCTTGTTAAAAAGTAAGTTTCATTActaggtttataaattatacattattgataCAAACTGacattctatttaaaatattttaatcagtaaTATAAgctattatagaattatttttatcaccttttattattatcactgttgttaatagcaataattgtgtGGTTTGCTACTTTATTGGGAATTAATGAGTtcctagaaataaaataattgtactttttatGTAGTgccatacatattttaactataatttactttatcaaAAATcacttatgaacatttttattaatgttttgttaCCATTTGACTAACTAGTGAATAAAAACACATGCATAATTTAATCTAACAAATctcaagtattataaatatttaacatacccAGTGTTTTgctttaataatgtaatttccCATCAGAATATTTCTAtgtattaaattcttattttagaatacatttattgtagTATACCAATATACCATAAATATTTCTGTT encodes the following:
- the LOC132926661 gene encoding uncharacterized protein LOC132926661 isoform X3, producing the protein MALNPTSANDHTVNKVAVCSAIFAGFAYVGYSVAKNAFGRRLGRKNDDGCHHEDQRLYFRRLSQTTQTDVLLGNLDNSDTSRVFLRPMTVQQRIKELNLRARMFADTMMAIQTPSNKHSLHGPRSLQASPWNSPRIMSPVDARHILGSRSTENLRLCDNYALESNFGTPLRRKSSNRSLRRKSPQPGEHRLSVSQSNQDMEEFEKINQPSLLNRPMEPNEAKNLLLLMGSRDILVLEKVLVTVSNLATFTPNQEVMREAGYLSQLQQLIYHPEESVQITALVALGNLALNKNNSKEMKETIPMLLALMKMMDSDEIIYNCLSTMTNIAVFHMWHSELQPAIHTLYGLLESQNNKVVLQCLKLLINLSCNDDMIPHLLGGQAPKKLLSMLQLNENEDVLLRVVTLFSNLTDAVKAMELDPVLDLPVEDKAAAPDTMYANIYGVNVVEKIRTKSLVLMKQHKNEEIRVRAQKIYNALSD
- the LOC132926661 gene encoding uncharacterized protein LOC132926661 isoform X1, whose product is MALNPTSANDHTVNKVAVCSAIFAGFAYVGYSVAKNAFGRRLGRKNDDGCHHEDQRLYFRRLSQTTQTDVLLGNLDNSDTSRVFLRPMTVQQRIKELNLRARMFADTMMAIQTPSNKHSLHGPRSLQASPWNSPRIMSPVDARHILGSRSTENLRLCDNYALESNFGTPLRRKSSNRSLRRKSPQPGEHRLSVSQSNQDMEEFEKINQPSLLNRPMEPNEAKNLLLLMGSRDILVLEKVLVTVSNLATFTPNQEVMREAGYLSQLQQLIYHPEESVQITALVALGNLALNKNNSKEMKETIPMLLALMKMMDSDEIIYNCLSTMTNIAVFHMWHSELQPAIHTLYGLLESQNNKVVLQCLKLLINLSCNDDMIPHLLGGQAPKKLLSMLQLNENEDVLLRVVTLFSNLTDAVKAMELDPVLDLPVEDKAAAPDTILFSRYANIYGVNVVEKIRTKSLVLMKQHKNEEIRVRAQKIYNALSD
- the LOC132926661 gene encoding uncharacterized protein LOC132926661 isoform X2, translated to MALNPTSANDHTVNKVAVCSAIFAGFAYVGYSVAKNAFGRRLGRKNDDGCHHEDQRLYFRRLSQTTQTDVLLGNLDNSDTSRVFLRPMTVQQRIKELNLRARMFADTMMAIQTPSNKHSLHGPRSLQASPWNSPRIMSPVDARHILGSRSTENLRLCDNYALESNFGTPLRRKSSNRSLRRKSPQPGEHRLSVSQSNQDMEEFEKINQPSLLNRPMEPNEAKNLLLLMGSRDILVLEKVLVTVSNLATFTPNQEVMREAGYLSQLQQLIYHPEESVQITALVALGNLALNKNNSKEMKETIPMLLALMKMMDSDEIIYNCLSTMTNIAVFHMWHSELQPAIHTLYGLLESQNNKVVLQCLKLLINLSCNDDMIPHLLGGQAPKKLLSMLQLNENEDVLLRVVTLFSNLTDAVKAMELDPVLDLPVEDKAAAPDTIRYANIYGVNVVEKIRTKSLVLMKQHKNEEIRVRAQKIYNALSD